From the Musa acuminata AAA Group cultivar baxijiao chromosome BXJ1-2, Cavendish_Baxijiao_AAA, whole genome shotgun sequence genome, one window contains:
- the LOC103975736 gene encoding probable protein S-acyltransferase 14: MRSGAVVMAWNVFRFCTALRGLGSLMILIVLGIVGVSYYAVVVAIYGPALLTAGWLDSLLAVGVLVPFHLLLGLLLWAYFSVVITDPGSVPPHWKPVIDEEEGETAPLANSEFTSHILNLQQPGPVADTGSPRIRYCRKCNQLKPPRCHHCSVCGRCVLKMDHHCVWVVNCVGALNYKFFLLFLFYTFLETTLVTVSLFPHFIAFFKDVEIPGTPGTLAATFITFVLNLAFALSVLGFLVMHISLVMKNTTTIEAYEKKTTPKWKYDLGRKKNFEQVFGTDKKYWFIPAYSEEDLRRMPALQGLKYPTKPNLDVQ; the protein is encoded by the exons ATGAGATCGGGGGCGGTGGTCATGGCGTGGAACGTGTTCAGGTTCTGCACCGCGCTGCGGGGCCTCGGCTCCCTTATGATCCTCATCGTCCTCGGCATCGTTGGTGTCAGCTACTACGCCGTCGTCGTCGCCATTTACGGCCCCGCCCTTCTCACCGCCGGCTGGCTCGATTCGCTCCTGGCCGTCGGTGTCTTGGTCCCCTTCCATCTCCTG CTAGGATTGCTTCTATGGGCCTATTTCTCTGTTGTCATCACGGACCCTGGCAGTGTTCCACCACATTGGAAGCCTGTCATTgatgaggaggaaggagaaaCTGCTCCACTAGCCAACTCGGAGTTCACTAGTCATATTCTGAATTTGCAACAACCAGGACCCGTTGCGGACACAGGTAGCCCAAGGATAAGATACTGCAGGAAGTGCAACCAGTTGAAGCCACCTCGTTGCCATCATTGTTCTGTTT GTGGGAGATGTGTACTAAAGATGGATCACCACTGTGTGTGGGTTGTAAATTGCGTGGGAGCTTTAAAttataagttctttcttctttttctg TTTTACACATTTCTTGAGACGACTCTTGTTACTGTTTCACTATTTCCCCATTTTATTGCTTTCTTTAAAGATGTGGAGATCCCTGGAACACCAGGAACACTTGCAGCTACGTTTATTACATTTG TGTTGAATCTGGCTTTTGCATTAAGTGTTCTTGGGTTTCTTGTCATGCACATATCTTTAGTGATGAAGAATACTACAACCATTGAG GCATATGAGAAGAAAACAACTCCAAAATGGAAGTACGATCTCGGTCGAAAGAAGAACTTTGAACAG GTGTTTGGAACGGATAAGAAATACTGGTTCATCCCTGCATATTCCGAGGAAGATTTGAGAAGAATGCCAGCCCTGCAAGGACTCAAGTATCCCACAAAGCCGAATCTGGATGTACAGTAG
- the LOC103975737 gene encoding uncharacterized protein LOC103975737, which translates to MRKRDLGILLLAAFAIFFSLQHEGDFSFKEAWYHLSDEYPIKFEAERLPPPVVVDLNGDGKSEILVATHDAKIQVLEPHRRRVDEGFAEARVLAEVSLLPDKIRISSGRRPVALAAGVVDRSYKHGEMRKQVVVVVTSGWLVMCFDHNLKKLWETNLQDDFPHGAHHREIAISISNYTLKHGDAGLIIVGGRMEMHHQSSMDLFEETMIADEGGELHRRNTNEKENSGSGNVDLRHFAFYAFAGRTGTLRWSRKNDNIQVQSSDSSQLIPQHNYKLDVHALNARHPGEFECREFRESILGVMPHHWDRREDTSLQLSNFRRHKRKSLKKTPGKGTTSPFHKPIDHNPPGKDSSNKIARVIGKAADYAGSAKTKKRSLYIPTITNHTQVWWVPNVVVAHQKEGIEAVHLASGRTICQLHLPEGGLHADINGDGVLDHVQVVGANGAEQTVVSGSMEVLKPCWAVATSGVPVREQLFNVSICHHSPFNLFQHGDFARSFGRNYDVGSLEVATPILVSRDDGHKHRKGSHGDVVFLTNRGEVTSYSPGLHGHDAVWRWQISTGATWSNVPSPFRMMEDVIVPTLKSFPLHAHSNKEVIVAAGEHEAVVISHGGSMLASIELPGLPTHALVLEDFSNDGLTDIILVTSGGVYGYVQTRQPGALFFSTLVGCLIVVIVVIFVSQHLNSISKGKPRASSDHR; encoded by the exons ATGAGGAAGCGGGATCTCGGCATCCTCCTCCTCGCCGCCTTCGCCATCTTCTTCTCCCTCCAG CATGAAGGCGATTTCTCCTTCAAAGAGGCGTGGTACCATCTCTCCGACGAGTATCCTATTAAATTTGAAGCCGAACGTCTCCCTCCGCCCGTCGTGGTCGATCTGAACGGCGACGGAAAGAGCGAAATCCTCGTCGCCACCCATGACGCTAAGATTCAG GTCTTGGAGCCTCATAGGAGACGTGTTGACGAAGGATTTGCTGAAGCGCGAGTATTGGCTGAGGTTTCATTGCTGCCTGATAAGATCCGCATATCATCTGGAAGGCGTCCTGTTGCTCTTGCTGCAGGTGTGGTTGATCGGTCATATAAACATGGAGAAATGAGGAAGCAGGTTGTGGTTGTTGTCACATCAGGTTGGTTGGTAATGTGTTTTGATCACAACCTTAAAAAGCTATGGGAAACCAATTTACAG GATGATTTTCCTCATGGTGCTCACCACAGGGAGATAGCAATATCAATAAGCAATTACACATTGAAGCATGGTGATGCAGGATTGATTATAGTGGGAGGGAGGATGGAAATGCATCATCAA agCTCTATGGATCTATTTGAGGAAACTATGATAGCAGATGAAGGTGGTGAGCTGCATCGGAGAAACACTAATGAAAAAGAG AACTCTGGAAGTGGCAATGTGGATCTACGCCATTTTGCCTTTTATGCTTTTGCTGGTCGGACTGGCACACTAAGATGGAGCAGAAAGAATGAC AATATCCAGGTACAATCCTCTGATTCGTCACAGCTGATTCCACAACATAACTACAAGCTTGATGTTCATGCTCTGAATGCTCGTCACCCTGGAGAG TTTGAATGTAGAGAATTCAGAGAATCAATTCTTGGAGTGATGCCTCATCATTGG GATAGGAGGGAAGATACATCTTTGCAACTATCAAACTTCCGGAGGCATAAAAGAAAGTCGCTTAAGAAAACACCTGGGAAAGGTACTACTAGTCCTTTCCATAAGCCTATCGATCACAATCCACCCGGGAAAGATTCATCAAATAAAATTGCGAGGGTGATTGGAAAAGCTGCAGATTATGCTGGTTCAGCGAAAACCAAGAAG AGGTCGCTCTATATTCCTACCATAACAAATCACACTCAAGTTTGGTGGGTCCCAAATGTAGTTGTTGCGCATCAGAAGGAAGGAATAGAAGCTGTGCATTTGGCTTCAGGGCGGACAATTTGCCAG CTACATTTGCCTGAAGGAGGTCTTCATGCTGATATTAATGGGGACGGTGTCCTAGATCATGTTCAG GTTGTTGGGGCTAACGGTGCCGAACAAACTGTTGTTAGTGGTTCTATGGAGGTGTTAAAACCTTGTTGGGCTGTTGCTACCTCTGGGGTACCTGTACGAGAGCAGCTTTTCAACGTTTCTATCTGTCAtcattctcctttcaatttatttcAACATGGAGACTTTGCAAGAAGTTTTGGAAGGAACTATGATGTAGGTAGTTTAGAGGTGGCAACTCCTATCCTGGTAAGCAGAGATGACGGCCATAAGCATCGGAAGGGAAGCCATGGGGATGTTGTATTTTTGACAAACCGCGGGGAG GTCACCTCATACTCCCCGGGATTGCATGGCCATGATGCTGTTTGGAGATGGCAAATCTCAACTGGTGCTACTTGGTCAAATGTCCCATCCCCGTTTCGCATGATGGAAGACGTCATTGTGCCCACACTGAAATCTTTCCCTTTGCATGCTCACAGTAACAAGGAGGTGATAGTTGCAGCTGGTGAGCATGAGGCGGTGGTGATATCTCATGGAGGCAGCATGTTAGCATCCATCGAGCTACCTGGACTGCCGACACACGCCTTGGTGTTAGAAGACTTCTCCAATGACGGCCTCACTGACATTATTCTGGTAACTTCTGGTGGGGTTTATGGATATGTACAGACCAGGCAGCCTGGAGCGCTCTTTTTCAGCACCCTTGTAGGTTGCTTGATCGTTGTTATTGTAGTCATTTTCGTCTCCCAACACCTGAATTCCATAAGCAAGGGGAAACCAAGAGCTTCAAGTGATCACAGGTGA